The sequence GAAGAAGGCGGAGCGGGGATGGTCCGTCCGTACTTCCGCACCCATGGCCGCACCCGCCCGACCCGCGACCTGCCGGTGGAGACGCTCGTCTCGATCACGCAGCGGGGGCGGGCGGTGGTACGGGGGAGCACGCAGGAGGAGACGGAGATCTGCGCGCTGCTGCGGACTTCGCAGTCGGTCGCGGAGGTCGCCGCGCGGCGCCGGATCCCGCTGGGGGTGGCGCGGGTCCTGCTCTCGGACCTGGCGGACCGGGGGATCGTCGCCGTGCACACCGCCCGGAAGGGGTCGGGGAACCGGCCGAGCCTCGAACTGATGGAGCGCATCCTCCACGGCCTGAGCCGGTTGTAAGCGCTCTCAGGCGGTCGTGAACTCCCGCACCAGGCGGGCGAACTCCTCGGGCCGGTCGAGCGGGAGCAACGTGTAGCTGTCCTCGACCAGTGCCAGCTTTCCCTTGGGCAGCAAGGCGGTCAGCCGTTCGCCGTGCTCCGGCGGCATCACGCGGTCCTCGCGGGCCCACACCACCAGCACCGGCCGGTCGAATGCCGGCAGCCGCTCGGCCACGTCCACCAGGATCCCCGGTGCCGCGGCGAACTCCCGCAGGACGCGAACCGTGTCGCGGCGGATGCCGGCGTCGGCGAGCAGTGGCCGGATCCAGCGTGCGGCAACGGCGTCACCGCGTTTGGTGAGCCGGCCGAACGCGATCGGCAGCCGGCGCACCGCACGCAGCCGCAGCTGCTGCATGAACACCCCGAACAACCCCGGCGACAGCTTTCCGGCCAGGAACAACGTCTTTCCGGTCAGTCCCGGCGGGAAGTTGTCGAACGCGTCGCACGACGCCAGCACCACCCGGCTGACGCGCGGAACCCCGTCGGCCATCAGCAGTTGCACCAGCGCGCCGCCGGTGTCGACGCCGACCAGGGTCACCTCGCGCAGGTCGAGGCCATCGAGGAAGTCCGCCAGCAGCCCGGCGATCCCGGGCAGCGACAGGTCCGCGCCGGAACGCATCGGCTTCCGGTGCGCGCCCAGCGGCAACGTCGGGACCACGCACCGGTGACCGGGCAGCGAAGCGACCGGGCCGTCCCACAGCGAGCCGTCCATCAGCAGGCCGTGGACGAACACCACGACCGGGCCCGGCCCGCCCGTGTCGGTGTACTCGACGGTGCCCGCCGCCAGCTCGATCCGCATGCCAAAAGTGAACCACGCGGTTCACAACGTGTCGAGGGGTGCCGCTTCTTCCCGTTCGACCGCGCGCAGCAGCGCCTCGAACCCCGCGGCCGCGCCCGCGCCGTCCGAGCTGGTCAGCAGGTCGACGAGGAACCCGCGCAGGGTCGCGAGGATCATCGACGCGACCTCGTGCTTGCGCCGCTCGGGCCAGCCCGCCGGGCAGAACGAGATCAGTGTCGGGAGGTACTGCTGGGACGCGCCGTGCCCGAGCGCCGCGTACCGGCCCGGGTCGTACATCGCCAGGCCCATCGCCTGATCGAGCACGCGCCGCAACTGCGTCTCCTCGTCGCGCAGGCTCACCCAGGCGGCCCGGACGCGGTCGCTCAGCGTCGCCGGTTCCGCCGCGATCGCCGCCAGCGCGTTGCCGATCCTTCGCTCGCGCAAGGCGAAAACCGCCTGCCGGAGCAGGTCCTCGGCGCTTTCGAAGTGGTAGAGCAGCACCTTGTGGGTCGTGCCGGCCGCCCGTGCGGCGCGCCGCAGCGAGAAGTCCACCAGCCCGTTCTCGGCGACGTCGTCGGTGATCTTCGCCAGCAGCTCCCGGCGGCGCGCCTCGCCGCGGGGCGACCCCGCCGATCGCCGGTAGCCGGCCCGTTCCCCGGTAGCGTTCTCCACGGAGGACAGCTTGGCACGGGGAGGGGACGTCGATGCGGGTGCTGGTGACCGGGGGCAACGCGGGGATCGGGTATTTCGCCGCGGAGCAGCTGGCCTCGGCCGGCGCGGAAGTCGTGCTCGGCAGCCGTGACGCGGCGAAGGCCGCGGCCGCGATCACGTCGATCCGCTCGCGCGTCGCCGGGGCGCGTGTCACGCACCTCCGGCTGGACCTCGCCGACCTGGCCCAGGTCGCCACCGCCGACCCCGGCGAGCTGGACGCCGTCGTCGCCAACGCGGGGGTCATGCTCGACCACCCGCCCCGCCGCGAGACCGCCGCCGGCCACGAGCTGATGTTCGGCACCAACCACCTCGGCCACTTCGCGCTGATCGCCCGGCTGATGCCTGTGCTGGCGC is a genomic window of Amycolatopsis lexingtonensis containing:
- a CDS encoding alpha/beta fold hydrolase, with product MRIELAAGTVEYTDTGGPGPVVVFVHGLLMDGSLWDGPVASLPGHRCVVPTLPLGAHRKPMRSGADLSLPGIAGLLADFLDGLDLREVTLVGVDTGGALVQLLMADGVPRVSRVVLASCDAFDNFPPGLTGKTLFLAGKLSPGLFGVFMQQLRLRAVRRLPIAFGRLTKRGDAVAARWIRPLLADAGIRRDTVRVLREFAAAPGILVDVAERLPAFDRPVLVVWAREDRVMPPEHGERLTALLPKGKLALVEDSYTLLPLDRPEEFARLVREFTTA
- a CDS encoding TetR family transcriptional regulator, with translation MENATGERAGYRRSAGSPRGEARRRELLAKITDDVAENGLVDFSLRRAARAAGTTHKVLLYHFESAEDLLRQAVFALRERRIGNALAAIAAEPATLSDRVRAAWVSLRDEETQLRRVLDQAMGLAMYDPGRYAALGHGASQQYLPTLISFCPAGWPERRKHEVASMILATLRGFLVDLLTSSDGAGAAAGFEALLRAVEREEAAPLDTL
- a CDS encoding DUF742 domain-containing protein; the encoded protein is MHWGSVLEEGGAGMVRPYFRTHGRTRPTRDLPVETLVSITQRGRAVVRGSTQEETEICALLRTSQSVAEVAARRRIPLGVARVLLSDLADRGIVAVHTARKGSGNRPSLELMERILHGLSRL